A single genomic interval of Fibrobacter sp. UWB4 harbors:
- a CDS encoding polysaccharide lyase family 1 protein yields MNYLFSKSIGAVATFAAMAVTTAAIPAFAVTSPDFPMAGFATQNGGTTGGKGYSEVTVDNVNDLKTHAKAGNKIIYVKPGTYMGPVEVGSNVTIYGYQGAIIAQPTSGSAMKLSGSKNVIIRNLKFKGVGAHDDDDEDCLQVNHESKNVWIDHVDVYDGHDGNLDITNASDYVTISWTKFSYTSASTGHQFSNLIGNSKTKTSDRGHLNVTIHHTWWADGVVERMPRVRFGKVHVANNLFDSKNASYCVRAAVEADIRIERNVFIGVQKALDLYTSDGTITAAQMIENYEENVKKKQDGTGTAFKPSYSMSLTDVSTQAKAYALRDSIKLYAGATLPDPGKSQTVTPASSSSEAASSSSVAVSSSSVAKSSSSVAQSSSSQAVSSSSQGEVVSGTATLTKHGSGSAKQEVKQGESIEEFYFTVAGATGATVTGLPDGIVGTMKGSDFYISGTVSQNAAVGAYNFTVTTTGATTNATKSGTITVIGANGEVAESSSSKVESSSSSEQGTTSLDVATVASHFNVSVNGRVLTVQGTTQAAYLLDAQGRLITKVQSLGRESLITVPRAGMYLLRAGNEARRITVR; encoded by the coding sequence ATGAATTATTTGTTCTCTAAATCGATTGGTGCTGTAGCAACATTTGCGGCTATGGCTGTGACAACGGCTGCGATTCCTGCGTTTGCTGTGACATCGCCTGATTTTCCGATGGCGGGTTTTGCCACGCAGAATGGCGGCACTACGGGCGGCAAGGGGTATTCCGAGGTCACGGTCGACAACGTGAACGACCTCAAAACTCATGCCAAGGCGGGCAATAAGATTATCTACGTGAAGCCGGGGACTTACATGGGCCCGGTGGAAGTCGGTAGCAACGTGACGATTTACGGTTACCAGGGCGCCATTATCGCGCAGCCTACTTCGGGCAGTGCCATGAAGCTGAGCGGCTCGAAGAACGTTATCATCCGTAACTTGAAATTCAAGGGCGTCGGTGCGCACGATGACGATGATGAAGATTGCCTCCAAGTGAATCACGAATCCAAGAACGTGTGGATTGACCATGTCGACGTGTATGACGGTCACGACGGTAACCTGGACATTACCAATGCTTCGGACTACGTGACGATTTCTTGGACCAAGTTCAGTTACACCTCTGCATCGACGGGCCACCAGTTCAGCAACTTGATTGGCAACAGCAAGACAAAGACGAGCGACCGTGGGCACCTAAATGTTACGATTCACCACACGTGGTGGGCGGATGGCGTGGTGGAACGCATGCCGCGTGTGCGTTTTGGCAAGGTGCACGTGGCGAACAACCTCTTCGATAGCAAGAATGCGAGCTATTGTGTGCGTGCAGCAGTCGAGGCTGATATCCGCATTGAAAGGAACGTGTTCATCGGCGTGCAGAAGGCGCTTGACCTTTACACGAGCGATGGTACCATTACGGCGGCGCAAATGATTGAAAATTACGAAGAGAACGTGAAGAAGAAGCAGGACGGTACGGGTACGGCGTTCAAGCCGAGCTATTCCATGAGCCTGACCGATGTGAGTACACAGGCAAAAGCTTACGCTTTGCGCGATTCCATTAAGTTGTACGCAGGAGCGACGCTCCCTGATCCGGGAAAATCTCAAACGGTGACGCCCGCATCTTCTTCTAGCGAAGCAGCGTCTAGTTCGAGTGTTGCGGTGTCTAGCTCCAGCGTCGCAAAGTCCAGCAGCAGTGTCGCACAGTCCAGCTCCTCGCAGGCTGTATCTAGTTCCTCGCAGGGGGAGGTTGTTTCTGGAACGGCGACGCTTACTAAGCACGGCTCGGGTAGCGCCAAGCAAGAAGTCAAGCAAGGTGAATCTATCGAAGAATTTTACTTTACCGTTGCTGGTGCCACGGGTGCGACTGTTACGGGACTCCCCGATGGTATTGTGGGGACAATGAAGGGTAGTGATTTTTACATCTCAGGTACGGTCTCTCAAAATGCTGCTGTGGGGGCGTACAACTTTACCGTAACGACAACTGGGGCTACGACAAATGCAACCAAGAGCGGAACTATTACGGTTATTGGTGCAAATGGAGAGGTTGCAGAGTCTAGCTCTAGTAAAGTCGAATCAAGCTCTAGCTCGGAGCAGGGCACGACTTCGTTGGATGTCGCTACGGTTGCTTCGCATTTCAATGTTTCTGTCAACGGTCGAGTTCTTACCGTACAAGGAACAACGCAGGCGGCGTATCTCCTGGATGCCCAGGGCAGGCTGATTACAAAAGTTCAGTCTTTGGGTCGCGAAAGCTTGATAACCGTTCCTCGTGCGGGCATGTACCTCTTGCGAGCCGGTAACGAAGCGCGTCGCATAACTGTTCGATAA
- a CDS encoding fibrobacter succinogenes major paralogous domain-containing protein, whose protein sequence is MEKSNLKKISSLFLNWFLGAATFACVACDGNSSIPFIDESIYDAEKNTLTDLRDGQVYRTTTIAPEGTGYSKVWMAQNLNYRYNLKSVNGGLADTSSYCVYNDPEKCKTLGRLYTWPAAMDSAALFSTDGKGCGYTRDCKASEVVRGVCPKGWHLPSMEEFEALLKAVGGSSIAALKLKATSGWTENGNGADAFGFAALPAGYRDADGHFGFQDSCAYFWSTTEVYFANSYFMDMYFRNNSADIPGDNKDIAFSVRCVKN, encoded by the coding sequence ATGGAAAAGTCCAACCTCAAAAAGATATCATCTTTGTTCTTGAATTGGTTTCTTGGTGCCGCAACTTTTGCTTGCGTTGCCTGTGACGGTAATTCTTCGATTCCGTTCATCGATGAAAGCATTTACGATGCCGAGAAAAACACATTGACCGATCTCCGCGACGGGCAAGTTTACCGCACCACGACCATTGCTCCCGAAGGAACGGGCTATTCCAAAGTATGGATGGCGCAAAATCTGAATTACCGCTATAATTTGAAGTCTGTCAATGGTGGCCTTGCCGATACGTCAAGTTATTGCGTCTATAACGACCCGGAGAAATGCAAAACGTTGGGACGGCTTTATACATGGCCTGCCGCCATGGATAGCGCCGCTTTGTTCAGTACCGATGGCAAGGGTTGCGGTTATACGCGGGATTGCAAGGCTAGCGAGGTCGTTCGCGGTGTATGCCCCAAAGGTTGGCACCTCCCTAGCATGGAAGAATTCGAAGCTCTGTTAAAAGCGGTGGGCGGCAGTTCTATCGCTGCGTTAAAGCTGAAAGCGACTAGCGGCTGGACTGAAAACGGCAACGGTGCGGATGCCTTTGGATTTGCGGCATTGCCGGCTGGTTACAGGGATGCCGATGGACATTTCGGTTTTCAGGATAGCTGTGCGTATTTTTGGAGCACGACTGAAGTCTATTTCGCCAATTCTTACTTTATGGACATGTATTTTCGCAACAACTCTGCGGATATCCCTGGTGATAACAAGGATATTGCTTTTTCCGTCCGCTGCGTGAAAAATTGA
- a CDS encoding YbjQ family protein → MKLYTTDYITGKEIETLQMVRGSVVFSKNVVRDIFAGLKTLVGGEIAGYTEMLNDARNIAIGRMVSEATAIGADAIVNVRFATASVMAGSAEIIAYGTAVKFK, encoded by the coding sequence ATGAAACTTTATACAACAGATTATATCACGGGCAAAGAAATCGAAACGCTTCAAATGGTAAGAGGGAGCGTTGTTTTTAGCAAAAATGTTGTGCGTGATATTTTTGCGGGACTCAAGACTCTTGTGGGTGGTGAAATCGCTGGCTATACTGAAATGCTTAACGATGCTCGCAATATCGCTATTGGGCGTATGGTCAGCGAAGCGACTGCTATCGGTGCAGATGCGATTGTCAACGTTCGTTTTGCCACAGCCTCGGTGATGGCTGGATCCGCAGAAATCATTGCTTACGGGACTGCCGTAAAATTCAAATAA
- the trpB gene encoding tryptophan synthase subunit beta, which translates to MITSNNGFFDKFGGKYVAEIIRRPLDDLEAAFNKYIHDPEFLEELRIIQRDYIGRETPLYFAPTATKLLGGAQIYIKLEGLANTGAHKINNAIGQCLLAKKMGKTRIIAETGAGQHGLATAAACAKLGLECVVYMGEVDVRRQQPNVATMEMYGAKVVPVTSGSRTLKDAVNEAMRDWATNFQNTHYVLGSALGPAPFPDIVRTFQSIIGEEVKRQAAERNIDIAAVVACVGGGSNSIGVFTPFIEDKNVRLIGAEAGGIGPNVGENAARMTGNASREGIVQGYKSRFLIDEDGQSMPTRSISAGLDYMGIGPQLAALGESGRVEFTAILDKEALEAVKFFARNEGILFALESAHAGAAAMKIAKELPKDKALVINMSGRGDKDIFITSPVFRPEKWKEFLKAELKRLENNEDIHDAEIMNK; encoded by the coding sequence ATGATTACTTCTAATAACGGTTTCTTTGACAAGTTCGGCGGCAAGTACGTTGCCGAAATCATCCGCCGCCCGCTCGACGACCTCGAAGCGGCATTCAACAAGTACATCCACGATCCGGAATTCCTTGAAGAACTCCGCATCATCCAGCGCGACTACATTGGCCGCGAAACTCCGTTGTACTTTGCCCCGACGGCAACCAAACTTTTGGGCGGTGCGCAGATTTACATCAAGCTCGAAGGTCTCGCCAACACGGGCGCCCACAAGATCAACAACGCAATCGGTCAATGCCTCCTCGCGAAGAAAATGGGCAAGACCCGCATCATCGCCGAAACGGGAGCCGGCCAGCACGGCCTCGCCACCGCAGCTGCATGCGCTAAGCTCGGCCTCGAATGCGTCGTGTACATGGGCGAAGTTGACGTCCGTCGTCAGCAGCCGAACGTGGCAACGATGGAAATGTACGGTGCAAAGGTCGTGCCGGTCACAAGCGGTAGCCGCACACTCAAGGATGCCGTGAACGAAGCCATGCGCGACTGGGCCACAAACTTCCAGAACACGCACTATGTGCTCGGTTCCGCACTCGGCCCTGCCCCATTCCCGGATATCGTTCGCACGTTCCAGTCCATCATCGGCGAAGAAGTCAAGCGCCAGGCAGCCGAACGTAACATCGACATCGCAGCCGTTGTCGCTTGCGTGGGTGGCGGCAGCAACTCCATCGGCGTGTTCACGCCGTTTATCGAAGACAAGAATGTGCGCCTTATCGGTGCAGAGGCTGGTGGCATTGGTCCGAACGTCGGCGAAAACGCAGCCCGCATGACCGGTAACGCAAGCCGCGAAGGCATCGTGCAGGGTTACAAGAGCCGCTTCCTCATTGACGAAGACGGTCAATCCATGCCAACGCGCTCCATTTCGGCTGGTCTCGACTACATGGGCATTGGCCCGCAGCTCGCCGCCCTCGGTGAATCCGGTCGCGTGGAATTCACGGCAATCCTCGACAAGGAAGCTCTTGAAGCAGTCAAGTTCTTTGCCCGTAACGAAGGCATTTTGTTCGCACTCGAAAGCGCTCACGCCGGTGCTGCCGCCATGAAGATTGCGAAGGAACTCCCGAAAGACAAGGCGCTCGTCATCAACATGAGTGGCCGCGGTGACAAGGACATCTTCATCACAAGCCCGGTGTTCCGCCCCGAAAAGTGGAAGGAATTCCTCAAAGCCGAACTCAAGCGCCTTGAAAACAACGAAGACATCCACGACGCGGAGATAATGAATAAATAG
- a CDS encoding bifunctional indole-3-glycerol phosphate synthase/phosphoribosylanthranilate isomerase yields the protein MSEDILQKIVRMRREDIDRLGLNFNIDIPEARRVGHTEFLGNAGAILEVKRASPSKGDIAPNLNPVELATTYAEAHAQAVSVLTEMNFFKGSLRDLIAVADLMERRRQQGLHTCAVLRKDFLLFEDEIDIAYRCGADAVLLIARILDDAQLVKMAQRAQKFGIQAFVEVREADDFRKLAVVTAALGDAAAKTIVAGVNSRDLATFHTDPLIPASVRSKLPAKAVFESGILSAADATYARNLGFTGILVGEAVAKNPPLAKDVVSAFESGCENARGQFWKKFAERKFAHNETRAVSSQNAHRPLVKICGITHEEDGLLAAELGADMLGFVFSTTKRLTTEEFVRSFNRSLRSTRNDVTPLLVGVITDPSSVEGKTAIKLAQEGVLDAVQFHGIAPHNSDAVSSNNALPYYCAARVGEASDFDKVEALRKNGEPRILLDAKVEGIPGGTGKTIPESLLREKASGTPLWLAGGINPENVVTICEKFHPELIDVSSGIEDAPGIKNHDKMKSLFAAIAAK from the coding sequence ATGAGCGAAGATATTTTGCAAAAAATCGTGCGGATGCGCCGCGAAGACATTGATAGACTTGGACTGAATTTCAACATTGATATTCCCGAGGCGCGTCGCGTTGGTCATACTGAATTTTTGGGTAATGCAGGAGCCATTCTCGAAGTCAAGCGAGCATCGCCATCCAAGGGCGACATTGCGCCGAACTTGAATCCGGTGGAACTAGCAACAACTTATGCCGAAGCACACGCCCAAGCTGTTTCCGTATTGACTGAAATGAACTTTTTCAAGGGATCACTTCGCGACTTGATTGCTGTAGCGGACTTGATGGAACGCCGCCGTCAGCAGGGATTGCACACATGCGCCGTTCTCCGCAAAGACTTCCTTTTATTCGAAGACGAAATTGACATCGCTTACCGCTGCGGTGCCGATGCGGTACTTTTGATTGCCAGAATTTTGGACGATGCACAGCTCGTGAAAATGGCACAGCGCGCGCAGAAGTTCGGCATTCAGGCATTCGTTGAAGTCCGCGAAGCTGACGATTTCCGCAAGCTTGCCGTTGTGACAGCAGCTCTCGGTGATGCAGCCGCCAAGACGATTGTCGCAGGCGTCAATTCCCGCGACCTCGCCACATTCCACACAGATCCGCTGATTCCCGCAAGCGTACGCAGCAAGCTCCCCGCCAAAGCCGTTTTTGAATCGGGCATTCTGAGCGCCGCCGACGCGACATACGCCCGCAATCTCGGCTTCACGGGAATTCTTGTCGGTGAAGCCGTTGCCAAGAATCCGCCGCTCGCAAAAGACGTAGTGAGCGCATTCGAAAGCGGCTGCGAAAACGCTCGCGGGCAGTTCTGGAAAAAATTCGCCGAGCGCAAGTTTGCTCATAACGAGACTCGCGCAGTCTCATCGCAAAACGCGCACCGCCCGCTCGTGAAAATCTGCGGCATCACCCATGAAGAAGACGGTCTCCTCGCCGCCGAACTCGGCGCCGACATGCTCGGATTCGTGTTCAGCACCACCAAGAGACTTACCACCGAAGAATTCGTGCGCAGTTTCAATAGATCGCTTCGCTCCACTCGCAATGACGTAACTCCGCTTCTCGTTGGCGTGATTACCGACCCGAGTTCCGTCGAAGGCAAAACCGCCATCAAGCTCGCCCAAGAAGGTGTGCTCGACGCCGTACAGTTCCACGGAATCGCCCCGCACAATTCCGACGCAGTCTCATCCAACAACGCGCTCCCCTACTACTGCGCAGCCCGTGTCGGCGAAGCTTCCGATTTTGACAAAGTAGAGGCACTCCGCAAAAACGGCGAACCCCGCATTTTGCTAGACGCCAAAGTCGAAGGCATCCCCGGTGGCACAGGCAAGACCATCCCCGAATCGCTCCTCCGCGAAAAAGCAAGCGGCACCCCGCTCTGGCTCGCCGGCGGCATCAATCCCGAAAACGTCGTTACCATCTGCGAAAAGTTCCACCCCGAACTCATCGACGTTTCAAGCGGCATCGAAGACGCCCCCGGCATCAAGAATCACGACAAGATGAAATCGCTGTTTGCAGCAATCGCCGCAAAATAG
- the trpA gene encoding tryptophan synthase subunit alpha: MNLMSHLIAGFPDAETSVAIADALVKGGANILEIQLAFSDPSADGPAIQTASTIALEKGYSTKQGLAIVKQIHERHPETPIYIMTYGSLAFTPGVENFVKMCKDAGVSACIIPDLPFDHDEGLTEACKKHGLENIPVAAPSMTKERLETMASAGFKYIYAALRAGTTGSETTIDQATLDFIDTVGKGGAKVLGGFGIRNGEQSKVLSKHVYAVVAGSVFVNIVLANADTAEGRAKAIAEIEAKAKEIAGK; the protein is encoded by the coding sequence ATGAACTTAATGTCTCATCTTATTGCGGGTTTCCCTGATGCGGAAACGTCCGTTGCCATCGCCGATGCCCTCGTGAAGGGTGGCGCGAACATTCTTGAAATCCAGCTTGCCTTTAGCGACCCGAGCGCCGACGGTCCAGCCATCCAGACCGCCTCCACCATCGCACTCGAAAAAGGCTATTCCACCAAGCAGGGCCTCGCCATCGTGAAGCAGATTCACGAACGCCACCCCGAAACGCCGATTTACATCATGACTTACGGCTCCCTCGCCTTTACGCCGGGCGTCGAAAACTTCGTCAAGATGTGCAAGGACGCAGGCGTTTCTGCTTGCATCATTCCGGACCTTCCGTTCGACCATGACGAAGGCCTCACCGAAGCTTGCAAGAAGCATGGTCTCGAAAACATTCCGGTTGCCGCTCCGAGCATGACCAAGGAACGTCTCGAAACGATGGCATCCGCAGGTTTCAAGTACATCTACGCCGCACTCCGCGCAGGGACTACCGGCAGCGAAACAACGATTGACCAGGCAACACTCGACTTTATCGACACAGTCGGTAAGGGTGGTGCCAAGGTTCTTGGCGGCTTTGGCATCCGCAACGGCGAACAGTCCAAAGTGCTATCGAAGCATGTGTACGCAGTTGTCGCAGGTTCCGTGTTCGTGAATATCGTGCTTGCAAACGCAGACACCGCCGAAGGCCGCGCCAAGGCTATCGCAGAAATCGAAGCAAAGGCTAAGGAAATCGCCGGGAAGTAA